One Helicobacter cetorum MIT 00-7128 DNA window includes the following coding sequences:
- the lolA gene encoding LolA-like outer membrane lipoprotein chaperone, with protein MALSLSCAIIYAQTSLKTSLSTQEQVLKNLQSFSAHFKQVLKGERQLVYRGVLRAKAPNLALWVYEKPLKKEIYMNAKEVTIYEPQLFQATITKLQEKMDFFTILKQLKKQKDGSFETTIHKTTYRLRFQDNKPAFLEFKDEMNNLVNITFSQVEINPNISSEIFIFTKKDKNIDIVHQ; from the coding sequence ATGGCTCTAAGCTTGAGTTGTGCCATTATTTATGCGCAAACTTCTTTAAAAACTTCTCTTTCAACACAAGAGCAAGTTTTAAAAAATCTACAGAGCTTTAGTGCACATTTCAAACAAGTGCTAAAAGGGGAGCGCCAATTAGTTTATAGGGGGGTTTTAAGAGCTAAAGCTCCTAATTTAGCGTTGTGGGTGTATGAAAAACCACTTAAAAAAGAAATCTATATGAATGCTAAAGAAGTTACTATTTATGAGCCTCAGCTATTTCAGGCAACTATTACTAAGTTACAAGAAAAAATGGATTTTTTTACCATTCTCAAGCAACTTAAAAAACAAAAAGATGGCTCGTTTGAAACAACCATTCATAAAACTACTTATCGTTTGCGCTTTCAAGACAATAAACCAGCATTTTTAGAATTTAAAGATGAAATGAATAATTTGGTTAATATTACTTTCTCACAAGTAGAAATTAATCCTAATATTTCTAGTGAAATCTTTATTTTTACTAAAAAAGATAAAAATATTGACATTGTGCATCAATAA